A window from Nitrospirota bacterium encodes these proteins:
- a CDS encoding ParB/RepB/Spo0J family partition protein, translated as MERQKLGKGLGALLGETILTGEETKSKEFIEVEISRVIPNRYQPRIDFDSKELEELAASIQINGVIQPIMIRSKGSNQYELVAGERRFRASKMAGLTKIPAYIKNISDREMLEFALIENIQRADLNPLEEARAYERLIKEFELTQEEISKQVGKERSSIANSLRLLDLPKEIRDFIFENKISVGHAKILLTLSDRDRQISLANQIIEKGISVRQTDLLAKKIVQPRHTKSKKKEALWVDLEDRLKRSLGTKVSIESGRKGGKIMIEYYNPEDLERLMEIMLGWNQ; from the coding sequence ATGGAGCGGCAAAAACTAGGAAAAGGATTAGGCGCCCTGCTTGGGGAAACGATTCTGACCGGGGAGGAAACTAAATCAAAAGAATTTATCGAGGTGGAAATTTCCCGCGTCATACCGAATAGATATCAGCCAAGAATTGATTTTGATTCGAAGGAGCTGGAAGAGCTTGCGGCTTCGATTCAAATCAATGGAGTCATTCAACCGATCATGATCAGATCCAAAGGGTCCAATCAATACGAGCTCGTAGCGGGAGAAAGACGGTTTAGAGCCTCTAAAATGGCTGGTTTAACGAAAATCCCGGCGTATATTAAAAATATTTCAGACCGGGAGATGCTGGAGTTTGCGTTAATTGAAAATATCCAGAGAGCTGACTTAAACCCTCTTGAAGAGGCCCGGGCCTATGAACGGTTGATTAAAGAGTTTGAGTTAACCCAGGAAGAGATTTCAAAACAGGTCGGAAAAGAGCGTTCGAGTATTGCAAACAGTTTAAGGCTCCTTGATCTTCCGAAAGAAATTCGTGATTTTATTTTCGAAAATAAAATTTCAGTGGGACATGCGAAAATTCTTCTCACCCTTTCAGACCGCGACCGCCAAATTTCCCTGGCTAACCAGATCATTGAAAAAGGGATTTCTGTCCGCCAGACCGACCTTTTGGCAAAAAAAATCGTTCAACCCCGCCATACGAAGAGCAAGAAAAAGGAGGCGCTATGGGTTGATCTTGAAGACCGGTTGAAAAGATCGCTTGGAACGAAGGTTTCTATTGAGAGCGGCCGTAAAGGTGGAAAAATTATGATAGAATATTATAATCCTGAAGATTTAGAGCGTTTGATGGAAATCATGCTGGGGTGGAATCAATAA
- a CDS encoding polymer-forming cytoskeletal protein yields MTKEKERKETVTGEIIAFLGKGTSFKGVITYDGTVRIDGNVDGEIITKGSLVVGESAEIKAEIEVGSLVCGGSINGNIVAFEKIQLIAPAIVTGTIKTPILVIEEGVRFNGTVDMGKSPSHAAPENHPTEKEGE; encoded by the coding sequence ATGACCAAAGAAAAAGAACGGAAAGAGACTGTAACAGGCGAAATTATAGCTTTTCTCGGGAAAGGGACCTCGTTTAAAGGGGTTATTACCTATGATGGTACCGTTCGAATCGATGGAAATGTCGATGGTGAAATTATTACAAAGGGCTCTCTGGTCGTCGGAGAGAGTGCAGAAATTAAGGCGGAAATCGAAGTAGGGAGCCTCGTTTGCGGCGGTTCGATTAATGGGAACATTGTCGCATTTGAAAAAATTCAACTAATCGCTCCGGCGATTGTCACGGGCACTATCAAAACCCCGATTTTGGTGATCGAAGAAGGGGTTCGTTTTAATGGAACGGTTGACATGGGAAAATCGCCCTCGCACGCCGCTCCCGAAAACCACCCTACCGAAAAAGAAGGGGAATAA